From the Roseateles sp. XES5 genome, one window contains:
- a CDS encoding methyl-accepting chemotaxis protein: MKISTKLGAVTLFLTLLLAGAILSTYLVLNAMSASMSTIVVDRLVPAASLKKVGDLYAVNIVDTAHKVRSGALAWEDGYRLNSEAVATIQTLWDAYAATYLTDEERTLAGQMTAEMQKQAASIDDLLAIMKAKDKAALDAYVETRLYPTIDPIGTYVAALIDLQIRVGQEEFAAASAHKQTNLLLLSLFGAVALVVSALSFWIIVAGVSRPLNAITRIMQTLAGGTTDFEVPFRRRRDEIGSIAGAVEVFRGAAIDKRRLEAEAEAARLQAETDRVRLQEEAEAAAQKRLREATSGLAGGLRRLAAGDLSFRLNEPFAPDFEQLRSDLNAAVGQLGEALAAVAQSVDEMDTGTREISTGSDALSKRTEQQAASLEETAAALDEITANVANSTRRAEEARAVAVEANGSAARSGAVVANAVDAMQRIEQSSGQISSIIGVIDEIAFQTNLLALNAGVEAARAGEAGKGFAVVAQEVRELAQRSAKAAKEIKDLIRNAEAEVRNGVTLVSETGTALQAIGGHVATINQHMEAIAVSAREQSVGLSEINTAVTQMDQMTQQNAALVEQSAAAAATLVTQADRLRSLIGRFALGQPVRQAQPAPQQVVRARPRLAGNTALKAESWEEF; the protein is encoded by the coding sequence ATGAAGATATCGACAAAACTCGGTGCAGTGACGCTCTTCCTGACGCTGCTGCTCGCCGGCGCCATTCTATCCACCTATCTGGTGCTCAACGCCATGTCGGCGTCGATGAGCACCATCGTCGTCGACCGGCTGGTGCCCGCCGCCAGCCTCAAGAAGGTCGGCGATCTCTACGCGGTCAACATCGTCGACACCGCCCACAAGGTGCGCAGCGGCGCGCTCGCCTGGGAGGACGGCTACCGGCTGAACAGCGAGGCGGTCGCGACGATCCAGACGCTCTGGGACGCCTATGCCGCCACCTATCTCACCGACGAGGAGCGGACGCTGGCGGGCCAGATGACGGCCGAAATGCAGAAACAGGCCGCCAGCATCGACGACCTGCTCGCCATCATGAAGGCCAAGGACAAGGCGGCGCTCGACGCCTATGTCGAAACCCGGCTCTACCCGACCATCGATCCGATCGGCACCTATGTGGCGGCGCTGATCGACCTGCAGATCCGCGTCGGCCAGGAGGAATTCGCCGCCGCCAGCGCGCACAAGCAGACGAACCTTCTCCTGCTGTCGCTCTTCGGCGCGGTGGCGCTCGTCGTCTCCGCCCTCTCCTTCTGGATCATCGTCGCCGGCGTCTCGCGCCCGCTCAATGCCATCACGCGGATCATGCAGACGCTGGCCGGCGGCACCACGGATTTCGAGGTGCCGTTCCGCCGCCGCAGGGACGAGATCGGCAGCATTGCCGGCGCGGTGGAAGTGTTCCGCGGCGCGGCCATCGACAAGCGGCGGCTGGAAGCCGAGGCCGAGGCCGCGCGGCTTCAGGCCGAGACCGACCGGGTGCGGCTGCAGGAGGAGGCGGAAGCCGCCGCGCAGAAACGCCTGCGGGAGGCGACATCCGGCCTTGCCGGAGGCCTGCGCCGGCTGGCGGCGGGCGACCTTTCCTTCCGGCTGAACGAACCCTTCGCGCCCGATTTCGAGCAGTTGCGCAGCGATCTCAACGCCGCGGTCGGCCAGCTCGGCGAGGCGCTTGCCGCCGTCGCCCAGTCGGTCGACGAAATGGATACCGGCACGCGGGAGATCAGCACCGGTTCGGACGCACTCTCCAAGCGCACGGAACAGCAGGCCGCCTCGCTGGAGGAAACCGCCGCCGCGCTCGACGAGATCACCGCCAATGTCGCCAATTCGACGCGCCGGGCGGAGGAAGCCCGCGCCGTGGCGGTGGAGGCCAACGGCTCGGCCGCCCGCTCCGGCGCCGTCGTCGCCAATGCGGTCGACGCCATGCAGCGCATCGAGCAATCCTCCGGCCAGATTTCCAGCATCATCGGCGTGATCGACGAGATCGCCTTCCAGACCAACCTTCTGGCGCTGAATGCCGGCGTCGAGGCGGCGCGCGCCGGGGAAGCCGGCAAGGGGTTCGCGGTCGTCGCGCAGGAGGTGCGCGAGCTTGCCCAGCGTTCCGCCAAGGCGGCCAAGGAGATCAAGGACCTCATCCGCAATGCGGAGGCGGAGGTGCGCAACGGCGTGACGCTGGTCAGCGAGACCGGCACGGCGCTGCAGGCCATCGGCGGCCATGTCGCGACGATCAACCAGCATATGGAGGCAATCGCCGTCTCCGCCCGCGAACAGTCCGTCGGCCTTTCGGAAATCAACACCGCCGTCACCCAGATGGACCAGATGACCCAGCAGAACGCCGCCCTGGTGGAGCAGAGCGCCGCCGCCGCCGCCACGCTGGTCACGCAGGCCGACCGGCTGCGCTCGCTGATCGGCCGCTTCGCGCTCGGCCAGCCGGTTCGCCAGGCGCAGCCGGCGCCGCAGCAGGTCGTCCGGGCGCGGCCGCGCCTTGCCGGCAACACGGCGCTGAAGGCGGAGAGCTGGGAAGAATTCTGA
- a CDS encoding MbcA/ParS/Xre antitoxin family protein, producing MQRKPAPQANAEGIVLTKAAVNAADRLGLTARLLSAVIGVSEATVSRLKRQDVLLERGTKPFELAVLLVRLFRSLDAITGGDETVARAWMTADNTVLRARPVDCIVSVTGLVDVLAYLDARRALV from the coding sequence ATGCAGCGCAAACCCGCCCCGCAGGCCAATGCCGAAGGCATCGTGCTCACCAAGGCGGCCGTCAATGCGGCGGACCGGCTGGGTCTGACGGCGCGTCTGCTCTCGGCGGTCATCGGCGTGTCCGAGGCCACCGTCTCGCGGCTGAAGCGACAGGACGTGCTGCTGGAGCGCGGCACGAAGCCCTTCGAGCTTGCCGTGCTGCTGGTGCGTCTGTTCCGCTCGCTGGACGCCATCACCGGCGGCGACGAGACCGTCGCCCGCGCCTGGATGACGGCCGACAACACCGTGCTGCGCGCCCGCCCCGTCGATTGCATCGTCTCCGTCACCGGCCTTGTCGATGTCCTTGCCTATCTGGACGCCCGCCGCGCTCTCGTCTGA
- a CDS encoding organic hydroperoxide resistance protein: MPILYRTKASATGGRAGHGATEDGTVDVTLTLPKELGGDGATGANPEKLFAIGYSACFLGALKFVAGQEKVKIPEDAKVTATIGVGPREDGGGFGLEAALEVSVPGVDKAVVEDLVKKAHVVCPYSHATRGNLDVKTTVA, encoded by the coding sequence ATGCCCATTCTCTACAGGACCAAGGCTTCCGCAACCGGTGGCCGCGCCGGCCATGGCGCGACCGAAGACGGCACCGTCGACGTCACGCTGACCCTGCCGAAGGAACTCGGCGGCGACGGCGCGACCGGCGCCAACCCGGAAAAGCTCTTCGCCATCGGTTATTCCGCCTGCTTCCTCGGCGCGCTGAAGTTCGTCGCCGGCCAGGAAAAGGTGAAGATCCCGGAAGACGCCAAGGTGACCGCCACCATCGGCGTCGGCCCGCGTGAAGACGGCGGCGGCTTCGGCCTCGAAGCAGCCCTCGAAGTCTCCGTCCCCGGCGTCGACAAGGCCGTGGTCGAAGACCTCGTCAAGAAGGCGCATGTCGTCTGCCCCTACAGCCACGCCACGCGCGGCAACCTCGACGTCAAGACGACCGTCGCCTGA
- a CDS encoding VOC family protein, with protein sequence MRIYITSVPVDDQAKAEDFYTRVLGFRVKHDVPIGEDRWLTVVSPENPEGTELLLEPSGHPAVGPYKSALVADGIPITSFMVDDVDGEHRRLLSLGVSFTQAPMDAGPVRMAVFDDTCGNLIQIIEMKAPV encoded by the coding sequence ATGCGCATCTACATCACCAGCGTCCCTGTGGACGACCAGGCGAAGGCCGAGGACTTCTATACCCGCGTGCTGGGCTTTCGGGTGAAGCATGACGTGCCCATCGGCGAGGACCGCTGGCTCACTGTCGTCTCGCCCGAAAACCCCGAGGGCACCGAACTGCTGCTCGAGCCGAGCGGCCATCCGGCCGTCGGGCCCTACAAGAGCGCACTCGTGGCGGATGGCATTCCCATCACCTCCTTCATGGTCGACGACGTCGACGGCGAACACCGGCGGCTGCTGTCGCTCGGCGTTTCCTTCACCCAGGCGCCGATGGATGCCGGGCCGGTGCGTATGGCGGTCTTTGACGATACCTGCGGTAATCTCATCCAGATCATCGAGATGAAAGCTCCCGTCTGA
- a CDS encoding MFS transporter, translating to MQSSSSTVFTPDWPAIVAVVLGATAFSVAQGLTYPLVSLTLEARGFSPSMIGFNAIAYAAGMGASTLLIGSLTTRWRADRLIIASLIVCSMCLATFAASSSFTVWLVARFLLGFFASVIFMLGEAWLNAACPDRLRGRVSGLYGAGICAGFAAGPLAIPLLGSEGGLGFALTAVYLAIVAFATGMLMFSTKTVPEPSSNGELLRFFKAAPLLVGMVFVFGFADIAAISAMPVYFVKMGYSQSFAAVSVTVLALPTAIAQPFIGVLLDKLPRERVALAAVSVAAASYLILPLVQSEIAILTVFAIMGGAAFSLYTCALAMLGERHSGSMLVAGSAAFALAYSVGSGAGSGLTGAIMDAGGPQAGPISVGLGLSAFTAALIFARRR from the coding sequence ATGCAGTCCTCGTCTTCGACCGTCTTTACGCCGGACTGGCCGGCCATCGTCGCCGTTGTCCTCGGCGCGACCGCCTTTTCGGTGGCGCAGGGGCTCACCTATCCGCTCGTCTCGCTGACGCTGGAGGCGCGCGGCTTCTCCCCCTCGATGATCGGCTTCAACGCCATCGCCTATGCCGCTGGCATGGGCGCCTCGACGCTGCTCATCGGCAGCCTCACCACGCGCTGGCGCGCCGACCGGCTGATCATCGCAAGCCTCATCGTCTGCTCGATGTGCCTTGCCACCTTCGCTGCGTCCTCGTCCTTCACGGTGTGGCTCGTCGCCCGCTTCCTGCTCGGCTTCTTCGCCAGCGTCATCTTCATGCTGGGCGAGGCCTGGCTCAACGCCGCCTGTCCGGACCGGCTGCGCGGCCGCGTCTCCGGCCTCTACGGCGCCGGCATCTGCGCGGGCTTTGCGGCCGGGCCGCTTGCCATTCCGCTGCTCGGCAGCGAGGGCGGGCTCGGCTTCGCGCTGACGGCCGTCTATCTCGCCATCGTCGCCTTCGCCACGGGCATGCTGATGTTCTCGACGAAGACGGTGCCGGAGCCCTCGTCCAACGGCGAACTCCTCCGCTTCTTCAAGGCCGCGCCGCTGCTGGTGGGCATGGTCTTCGTCTTCGGCTTCGCCGATATCGCGGCGATCTCGGCCATGCCGGTCTATTTCGTGAAGATGGGCTACAGCCAGTCCTTCGCCGCCGTCAGCGTGACGGTGCTTGCCCTGCCGACGGCCATCGCGCAGCCCTTCATCGGCGTGCTGCTCGACAAGCTGCCGCGCGAGCGCGTGGCGCTGGCCGCCGTCAGCGTCGCGGCCGCCAGCTACCTCATCCTGCCGCTGGTGCAGTCGGAAATCGCCATCCTCACGGTCTTCGCCATCATGGGCGGAGCCGCCTTCTCGCTCTATACCTGCGCCCTCGCCATGCTCGGGGAGCGGCACAGCGGCTCCATGCTGGTGGCCGGCAGCGCGGCCTTCGCGCTCGCCTACTCGGTCGGCAGCGGCGCGGGTTCGGGCCTGACGGGCGCCATCATGGATGCGGGCGGGCCGCAGGCCGGGCCAATCTCCGTCGGCCTTGGGCTTTCCGCCTTCACCGCCGCGCTGATCTTCGCGCGGCGGCGGTAA
- a CDS encoding ClbS/DfsB family four-helix bundle protein has protein sequence MAVPQDRDALLAAIRLEFGKLTTVLAEVPPARLHERSMEGHARGTTMSPFDLVGYLTGWNELVLKWLERDAAGKDIDFPETGFQWNELGRLAGKFYADYEGIAYPQLAARLQAANGRIAAFLESTDDAALYGRPWYGKWTMGRMIQFNTSSPYANARGRLRKWLKARA, from the coding sequence GTGGCCGTTCCGCAGGACAGGGACGCGCTGCTTGCCGCCATCCGCCTCGAATTCGGCAAGCTGACGACGGTGCTGGCGGAGGTTCCGCCCGCCCGCCTCCACGAGCGCAGCATGGAAGGACATGCCAGGGGCACGACGATGAGCCCCTTCGATCTCGTCGGCTATCTCACCGGCTGGAACGAACTGGTGCTGAAATGGCTGGAGCGGGACGCCGCCGGCAAGGATATCGATTTTCCGGAAACCGGCTTCCAATGGAACGAACTGGGCAGGCTCGCCGGCAAATTCTACGCCGATTACGAGGGGATCGCCTATCCGCAGCTCGCCGCGCGGCTGCAGGCCGCGAACGGCAGGATCGCCGCCTTCCTTGAAAGCACGGATGACGCGGCGCTCTACGGCCGGCCCTGGTACGGGAAATGGACGATGGGCAGGATGATCCAGTTCAACACGTCATCGCCCTACGCCAATGCGCGTGGCCGCCTGCGCAAGTGGCTGAAAGCCCGCGCGTAG
- a CDS encoding LysR family transcriptional regulator — translation MDNRAGEMEVFVLAAELKSFSAAGRKLGLSPSAVSKLVTRIEDRLGARLLVRTTRRLELTPEGEVYLGRARRILSEIAETERIVAEGAKVVPRGPLRVNASVGFGERYILPLLPDFLALYPEIELDLTLTDGVIDVIGERADVAIRSGPLRDSSLKARKLLDSRKVVIAAPAYLARHGTPRYPAELAAHNCLRFNFRRAMDDWPFLSEDGQSVETVEATGNMLVSSGAILRQLCLDGLGLGRIGRFHVEPDIAAGTLVPVLEARNPGDIETVHAVFAGHEHLAARIRAFIDFLVEKI, via the coding sequence ATGGACAACCGGGCCGGCGAAATGGAGGTCTTCGTGCTGGCGGCGGAGCTGAAGAGCTTTTCCGCCGCGGGGCGCAAGCTGGGCCTGTCGCCCTCGGCCGTCAGCAAGCTCGTCACCCGCATCGAGGACCGGCTCGGCGCGCGCCTCCTCGTGCGCACCACGCGCCGGCTGGAACTGACACCGGAGGGCGAGGTCTATCTTGGAAGGGCGCGGCGCATCCTGTCGGAGATCGCCGAGACGGAACGCATCGTTGCGGAAGGGGCGAAGGTGGTGCCGCGCGGGCCGCTGAGGGTCAATGCCTCGGTCGGCTTCGGCGAGCGCTACATCCTGCCGCTGCTGCCGGATTTCCTGGCGCTCTATCCGGAAATCGAGCTGGACCTGACGCTGACGGACGGCGTGATCGACGTGATCGGCGAGCGCGCCGACGTCGCCATCCGTTCCGGCCCGCTGCGCGATTCATCGTTGAAGGCGCGCAAGCTCCTGGACAGCCGCAAGGTCGTCATCGCCGCGCCCGCCTATCTTGCCCGCCACGGCACGCCGCGGTACCCGGCCGAGCTTGCCGCGCACAATTGCCTGCGCTTCAACTTCCGCCGCGCCATGGACGACTGGCCCTTCCTCTCCGAGGATGGCCAGTCCGTCGAAACCGTCGAGGCGACGGGCAACATGCTGGTTTCCAGCGGCGCGATCCTGCGTCAGCTCTGCCTCGACGGTCTCGGTCTCGGCCGCATCGGCCGTTTCCACGTCGAGCCCGACATCGCCGCCGGCACGCTGGTCCCGGTGCTGGAGGCGCGCAACCCCGGCGACATCGAAACCGTCCACGCCGTCTTCGCCGGCCACGAGCATCTCGCCGCCCGCATCCGGGCGTTCATCGATTTTCTGGTGGAGAAGATTTGA
- a CDS encoding ABC-F family ATP-binding cassette domain-containing protein, whose translation MAAGDRIGLVAANGRGKSTLLKCITGDVEPTTGEITRARGLTVGHMEQNLPAGLETQTFREAVLGALTPDQQENESWRADVTLEELEVPEALRERRLDALSGGWQRIALIARVRVGEPDVLLLDEPTNHLDLEKIARLEGWLATLPRDMPVLISSHDRAFLDAVTNRTLFLRPERSQLFALPYSRARAALDEADAAEERRFEKDMKAAQQLRQQAAKLNNIGINSGSDLLVVKTKQLKERAERIEDAARPAHLERSAGAIRLANRGTHAKVLVTLEDAAVETPDGALLFRTGPKFICQGDRIVLLGLNGTGKTRLVRLLRQAIAGAGAPGVKPTPSLVLGYGDQALSDLADEETPHGTIIHRFDIGDQRARSLLAGAGLSIEMQGRPVGQLSGGQKARLGMLVLRLTDPNFYLLDEPTNHLDIDGQEALERELTDQQASCLIVSHDRAFVRAVANRFWLIEKRRLVEVDGPEDFFAEAAL comes from the coding sequence GTGGCCGCCGGCGACCGGATCGGGCTCGTTGCCGCCAACGGGCGCGGCAAGTCCACGCTGCTCAAATGCATCACCGGCGATGTCGAGCCGACGACGGGCGAGATCACCCGGGCCCGCGGCCTCACCGTCGGGCACATGGAGCAGAACCTGCCCGCCGGTCTCGAGACCCAGACGTTTCGCGAGGCGGTGCTGGGCGCGCTCACGCCCGACCAGCAGGAAAACGAGAGCTGGCGCGCCGATGTGACGCTCGAGGAGCTGGAGGTGCCGGAGGCCCTGCGCGAGCGCCGGCTCGACGCGCTCAGCGGCGGCTGGCAGCGCATCGCGCTCATTGCCCGCGTGCGCGTCGGCGAGCCGGACGTGCTGCTGCTCGACGAGCCGACCAACCATCTGGATCTCGAAAAGATCGCCCGGCTGGAAGGTTGGCTCGCCACGCTGCCCCGCGACATGCCGGTCCTCATCTCCAGCCACGACCGCGCCTTCCTCGATGCCGTGACGAACCGCACCCTCTTCCTGCGCCCCGAGCGCTCGCAGCTCTTCGCCCTGCCCTATTCCCGCGCCCGCGCGGCGCTGGACGAGGCGGACGCGGCGGAGGAGCGGCGCTTCGAGAAGGACATGAAAGCGGCGCAGCAGCTTCGCCAGCAGGCGGCCAAGCTCAACAATATCGGCATCAACTCGGGCAGCGACCTCCTGGTGGTGAAGACCAAGCAACTGAAGGAGCGGGCCGAGCGCATCGAGGATGCGGCAAGGCCCGCCCATCTGGAGCGCTCGGCCGGCGCCATCCGTCTCGCCAATCGCGGCACCCATGCCAAGGTGCTGGTGACGCTGGAGGATGCGGCGGTGGAAACGCCGGATGGCGCCCTCCTCTTCCGCACCGGCCCGAAGTTCATCTGCCAGGGCGACCGCATCGTGCTGCTCGGCCTCAATGGCACCGGCAAGACACGGCTGGTGCGCCTGCTGCGGCAGGCCATCGCGGGTGCGGGCGCGCCCGGCGTCAAGCCGACGCCCTCGCTGGTGCTCGGCTATGGCGACCAGGCGCTGTCGGACCTTGCGGACGAGGAGACGCCGCACGGCACCATCATCCACCGCTTCGACATCGGCGACCAGCGGGCGCGCAGCCTGCTGGCCGGCGCGGGGCTGTCCATCGAGATGCAGGGCCGACCGGTCGGCCAGCTCTCCGGCGGGCAGAAGGCGCGGCTCGGCATGCTGGTGCTCCGGCTCACCGACCCGAACTTCTACCTGCTGGACGAGCCGACCAACCATCTCGACATCGACGGGCAGGAAGCGCTGGAACGCGAACTGACGGACCAGCAGGCAAGCTGCCTCATCGTCTCGCACGACCGCGCCTTCGTGCGGGCGGTGGCGAACCGGTTCTGGCTGATCGAGAAGCGGCGGCTCGTCGAGGTGGACGGGCCGGAGGACTTCTTCGCCGAAGCGGCGCTGTAG
- a CDS encoding MFS transporter — translation MPLALFALTVAAFAIGTTEFVIVGLIPTIAADLAVSLPSAGALVSLYALGVAVGAPLLTALTGRLPRKTLLLVLMALFSAGNLLAWLAPGYASLVAARVLTGLTHGVFFSIASTLATGLVPKEKAASAIATLFSGLTVALVTGVPLGTFIGQHFGWRATFLAVAGLGLLALAGSAAFVPRGIAHARPAGLLEQAKVLAQPRLLLVYAMTALGYGGSFVAFTFLAPMLQEVTGLSANTVSLVLVLYGAAIALGNVIGGKVADRDPVRALVVLFALQAAVLVILTFTAPAPFLALVTLAALGFLSFANVPGLQLYVVDMARRHRPAAVDVASALNIAAFNLGIAAGAWIGGLVVASPLGLGATPWIGAILVAGALGLTLASGALDRRERSQPDAACQPA, via the coding sequence ATGCCACTTGCCCTCTTTGCCCTCACCGTCGCGGCCTTTGCCATCGGCACGACGGAGTTCGTGATCGTCGGCCTCATCCCCACCATAGCGGCCGATCTGGCCGTCTCCCTGCCCTCGGCCGGCGCCCTTGTCAGCCTCTACGCCCTGGGCGTGGCCGTGGGCGCGCCCCTGCTGACCGCGCTCACCGGCCGCCTGCCGCGCAAGACCCTGCTGCTGGTCCTGATGGCCCTGTTCAGCGCCGGCAATCTGCTGGCCTGGCTGGCGCCGGGCTATGCCAGCCTGGTGGCCGCCCGGGTGCTGACCGGCCTGACCCACGGCGTCTTCTTCTCCATTGCCTCCACCCTGGCCACCGGCCTGGTGCCCAAGGAGAAGGCGGCCAGCGCCATCGCCACCCTGTTCAGCGGCCTGACCGTGGCCCTGGTGACGGGTGTGCCTCTGGGCACCTTCATCGGCCAGCACTTCGGCTGGCGCGCCACCTTCCTGGCAGTGGCCGGCCTGGGCCTGCTGGCCCTGGCGGGCAGCGCGGCCTTTGTGCCACGCGGCATCGCCCATGCCCGGCCCGCGGGCCTGCTGGAGCAGGCCAAGGTGCTGGCTCAGCCGCGCCTGCTCCTGGTCTATGCCATGACGGCCCTGGGCTATGGCGGCAGCTTCGTGGCCTTCACCTTTCTGGCGCCCATGCTGCAAGAGGTCACCGGCCTTTCCGCCAACACCGTCAGCCTCGTGCTGGTGCTCTATGGCGCGGCCATCGCCCTCGGCAACGTCATCGGCGGCAAGGTGGCGGACCGCGATCCCGTCAGGGCGCTCGTCGTGCTCTTCGCCCTGCAGGCCGCCGTGCTGGTCATCCTGACCTTCACCGCGCCCGCGCCGTTCCTCGCGCTCGTCACGCTGGCCGCGCTCGGCTTCCTGTCCTTCGCCAATGTGCCGGGCCTGCAGCTCTATGTCGTTGACATGGCCAGGCGTCACCGCCCGGCCGCCGTGGACGTCGCCTCGGCGCTCAACATCGCCGCCTTCAACCTCGGCATCGCCGCCGGCGCATGGATCGGCGGTCTGGTCGTCGCCTCGCCGCTCGGCCTCGGCGCAACGCCCTGGATCGGCGCCATCCTCGTTGCGGGCGCACTCGGCCTGACGCTGGCCAGCGGCGCGCTCGACCGGCGCGAGCGCAGCCAGCCGGACGCCGCCTGCCAGCCGGCCTGA
- a CDS encoding MarR family winged helix-turn-helix transcriptional regulator encodes MSDKRDEVETGELADVPAGMLALDAQLCFAVYSAAHALNRTYKPLLDPYGLTYPQYIALMTLWEEDGRSVKALGAKLGLDSGTLSPSSSGWKPPATSTARATGATSGRCW; translated from the coding sequence ATGAGCGACAAACGTGACGAGGTTGAGACGGGCGAATTGGCGGACGTGCCGGCAGGCATGCTGGCGCTCGACGCGCAGCTTTGTTTTGCCGTCTATTCCGCCGCCCATGCGCTCAACCGCACCTACAAGCCGCTGCTCGATCCCTATGGCCTCACCTATCCGCAATATATCGCGCTGATGACGCTGTGGGAGGAGGACGGCCGCTCGGTGAAGGCGCTCGGCGCCAAGCTGGGGCTCGATTCCGGCACGCTCTCCCCCTCCTCAAGCGGCTGGAAGCCGCCGGCTACATCCACCGCGCGCGCGACAGGAGCGACGAGCGGCAGGTGCTGGTGA
- a CDS encoding helix-turn-helix transcriptional regulator, whose protein sequence is MTDDDLDRVFKALGDPTRRRIIDRLRARPRQSLFEICAQSFAEDGATLSRQAVTQHLDMLEKAGIVRIEWSGRTKFHTLDAGPLRAAVEAWLGNHL, encoded by the coding sequence ATGACCGACGACGACCTCGACCGCGTCTTCAAGGCGCTCGGCGATCCCACGCGCCGCAGGATCATCGATCGCCTGCGCGCCCGCCCGCGCCAGTCGCTGTTCGAGATCTGCGCTCAGTCCTTCGCCGAGGACGGCGCGACGCTGTCGCGGCAGGCCGTGACACAGCATCTCGACATGTTGGAAAAGGCGGGCATCGTGCGCATCGAATGGTCGGGGCGCACCAAGTTCCACACGCTGGATGCCGGCCCGCTGCGCGCCGCCGTCGAGGCGTGGCTTGGCAACCATCTGTAG
- a CDS encoding RES family NAD+ phosphorylase: MSLPIWTPAALSSEARPFAGPVWRFVEAQHRVSTLKLVDTLDEQALLEDLLEESKPVLPAECAGLDYLLATPFRYGAVYPYGSRFRRAGRTLGVYYAALSVETALAEMAFYRLLFFAESPATPLPGNAADYTAFSAAIATERSLDLTLAPLDRDAAHWTHPTDYAACQALADGARTADIAAILYRSVRDPAAGTNMALLTATGFAAPRPVERQTWRIRLSGLGVQALCDHPPRRIGFSRDDFRADPRIAASG, translated from the coding sequence ATGTCCTTGCCTATCTGGACGCCCGCCGCGCTCTCGTCTGAGGCGCGGCCCTTCGCGGGGCCCGTCTGGCGGTTCGTCGAGGCGCAGCACCGCGTCTCGACCCTGAAGCTCGTCGATACGCTGGACGAACAGGCGCTGCTGGAAGACCTGCTGGAGGAGAGCAAGCCGGTGCTGCCGGCCGAATGCGCCGGGCTCGACTATCTGCTGGCGACGCCCTTCCGCTATGGCGCGGTCTATCCCTACGGCTCGCGCTTCCGCAGGGCGGGGCGCACGCTCGGCGTCTACTACGCGGCGCTCTCGGTGGAGACGGCGCTCGCCGAAATGGCCTTCTACCGGCTGCTCTTCTTCGCCGAATCGCCCGCGACCCCGCTGCCGGGCAATGCCGCCGACTACACCGCCTTTTCCGCCGCCATCGCGACGGAAAGGAGCCTCGACCTCACGCTTGCCCCGCTCGACCGCGACGCCGCGCACTGGACGCATCCGACCGACTACGCCGCCTGCCAGGCGCTGGCGGACGGGGCAAGGACGGCGGATATCGCCGCCATCCTCTACCGCTCGGTGCGCGATCCCGCCGCCGGCACCAACATGGCGCTGCTGACGGCCACCGGCTTTGCCGCTCCGAGGCCCGTGGAGCGCCAGACCTGGCGCATCCGGCTTTCGGGCCTTGGCGTGCAGGCGCTCTGCGACCACCCGCCAAGGCGCATCGGCTTTTCGCGCGACGATTTTCGCGCCGACCCGCGCATCGCCGCGTCAGGTTAG
- a CDS encoding aldo/keto reductase, which yields MKTVNANGAHIPQLGFGTFRMPDADVLAILPKALQGGFTHVDTAQIYDNEAAVGTAIQQSGIARENIFLTTKVWVANYGRDRFAASVEESLSRLKTDHVDLLLLHWPNEAVPLEVQIGELNAVRERGLARHIGISNFNTAQMAEAVRLSAAPLATNQVEYHPYLDQMKVLEAAETYGMALTAYYAMADGRVPNDPVLREIGAAHGKSAAQVGLRWLIQQPDVVALTKTATESRLAENLALFDFTLTQDEMTRIHRLAGPNGRIVSPDGLAPAWDVAA from the coding sequence ATGAAAACCGTCAACGCCAATGGCGCCCATATTCCCCAGCTCGGCTTCGGCACCTTCCGCATGCCGGACGCCGATGTGCTCGCCATCCTGCCCAAGGCCCTTCAGGGCGGCTTCACCCATGTCGACACCGCGCAGATCTACGACAACGAGGCGGCGGTCGGCACGGCCATCCAGCAATCCGGCATCGCGCGGGAAAATATCTTTCTCACCACCAAGGTCTGGGTCGCCAATTACGGCCGGGACCGCTTCGCCGCCTCGGTGGAGGAGAGCCTTTCCAGGCTGAAGACCGACCATGTCGACCTTCTGCTGCTGCACTGGCCGAACGAGGCCGTGCCGCTGGAGGTGCAGATCGGCGAACTCAACGCCGTGCGCGAGCGCGGCCTTGCCAGGCATATCGGCATCAGCAACTTCAACACCGCGCAGATGGCCGAGGCCGTGCGCCTCAGCGCCGCGCCGCTCGCCACCAACCAGGTCGAGTATCATCCCTATCTCGACCAGATGAAGGTGCTGGAGGCCGCCGAGACCTATGGCATGGCGCTGACCGCCTATTACGCCATGGCCGACGGCAGGGTGCCGAACGACCCCGTGCTGCGCGAGATCGGCGCGGCGCATGGCAAGTCGGCCGCGCAGGTCGGCCTTCGCTGGCTGATCCAGCAGCCGGACGTGGTGGCGCTCACCAAGACGGCGACGGAAAGCCGGCTTGCCGAGAACCTCGCGCTGTTCGATTTCACGCTGACGCAGGACGAGATGACACGCATCCACCGCCTTGCCGGCCCGAACGGCCGCATCGTCAGCCCGGATGGCCTTGCCCCGGCCTGGGACGTCGCCGCCTGA